From the Polyangiaceae bacterium genome, the window AGATTGATCCACGGCGTAGGTCTCGAGCCACTCCTGCCAGCAGAACAGGCGATGGGTCGGCGCAGACCGCGGCTCGAGGTCGAGCCGGTAGCAATGCTCGAAGCGCACCTCGCTCTCGTAGATCGACTCGAACGACGCACCACACCCGCTCAGCGCCCCAGCGCCAAGCAGCGCACCACCAACTGGCAGTACGACGCGAAACAACCGCCGAAGCCCGTGCATCACCCGCCCATCGTGGCGACTTTCAGGGCCGCCCGCAAGCGCCAGCATGGACGTATATTTGTTAATGTTTTTCAACAGTTGTCCTCACCCCCAAGAAATCAACCAGGGCTTTTTGGGGGGAGGTCCAGCGCTCCGCAGCTCAAACCAGCATCGCTACCGGCTCGAGTGAGCGCGGTTCCATCTGCCCAGCTTGGCATGAAGTGCTATGCCCGCCGCCCATGTTTACGGGCCTCGTCGAAGCCGTTGGCAGCCTGAAGCGTCGTGAGCGCCGTGGTCCAGGCTTCGAGCTGTGGATCGAAGCTCCCTTCGCCAGCTACGAAGAGGGTGAGTCGATCGCGGTGTCGGGTGCGTGCCTCACGGTCACGCACTTCCAATCGCCCAAAGGCGGCGCACCGGGCGGCTTCGCTGCCGACGTCAGCCAGGAAACCGTCGACAAGACGAGCCTCGGCAACGTCCAACTCGGAGGCAGCGTCAACCTCGAGCGCAGCCTGCAGCTGGGCGGCCGCCTCGGCGGGCACCTGGTGAGTGGTCACGTAGATGGCCTGGCAAAACTCGAGAGCAAGACCGCTGCGGGGGAGTCGATTGCCCACGTGTTCTCTGCACCCGCCGCGCTGATGCCCCTGATCGCCGCCAAGGGCTCCGTGACCCTGGACGGCGTATCGCTCACCGTCAATCGATTGGTCCCCGATTCGAATCCCCACGGATTCGAGGTAATGCTGATTCCGCATACCTTGAGCGTCACCACCCTGGGAAAGCTATCGCCCGGCAGCGAAGTGAACCTGGAGGTGGACCTGTTGGCTCGCTACGTCGTGCGCTACCTCGAGTCTAGCGCCGCCATGGCTCAGAGCGCTGACGTTCGAGCCCCCGGCAAGGACGAAACGAGTCTGCTTCAGACCCTGGAGCGCGCAGGGCTGAAGCTCTGAGCCTTCACCAGTAAATTTCCCCAAGGATATACCGTGGCCCCTGACTCCCCCTCCCCTGCAAGCCTACGCGAACAACGCGCGACGCTCGAGCGCACCGGCAAGGCCATCGAGGCCCTACGCGCTGGCAAGCAAGTCATCTTGGTCGACGAACAGGCTCACGGCACCGCCGGCGCGCTACT encodes:
- a CDS encoding riboflavin synthase, with amino-acid sequence MFTGLVEAVGSLKRRERRGPGFELWIEAPFASYEEGESIAVSGACLTVTHFQSPKGGAPGGFAADVSQETVDKTSLGNVQLGGSVNLERSLQLGGRLGGHLVSGHVDGLAKLESKTAAGESIAHVFSAPAALMPLIAAKGSVTLDGVSLTVNRLVPDSNPHGFEVMLIPHTLSVTTLGKLSPGSEVNLEVDLLARYVVRYLESSAAMAQSADVRAPGKDETSLLQTLERAGLKL